In one window of Hevea brasiliensis isolate MT/VB/25A 57/8 chromosome 10, ASM3005281v1, whole genome shotgun sequence DNA:
- the LOC110668558 gene encoding pentatricopeptide repeat-containing protein DOT4, chloroplastic-like: MSLWQRNNFLHMQISPKNFTLINLLQLCSNSKSLSQGQQVHQQITVSGSHYDSFVVTKLIQMYADCDDLTSAYKLFDKLPQPNVFTWTAIVGFYLRRGMYEKCVQNYGLMKFSGVLPDNYVFPKVLRACAHLLWLEGGTWIHKDVIVCGCEFNLQVCNSLIDMYAKCGNVGSARWVFERMGERDLLSWNSMMSGYVYNGLLDSAVELLGFLRLNSFEPDVVTLNTLIDAYCRMGLFDEAWGVFKQIEYPNIISWTTLISGYSKIGEHEISLRVFRDMVTRGMVSPDLDCLSCVLVSCRHLGAMRRGKELHGYGMKMETTTAFYGSAGAALLIMYAKCRRIQDARNVFELMDKSDVVTWNAMILGFVELELGQLALECFIEMQRLGLKNDETTISTILPVCSLKYGNQIHAYVMKNRYLNSVVPVWNAVIHMYCKCGSIRSAYSVFSGMAFRDIVSWNTMIGGFGMHGHGQAALELQQEMNQSSLCPNSMTFTSLLSACSHSGLVDEGLKLFQRMTEDYALTPRMEHYSCIVDMLARAGQFADAVTFIHKMPVEPDKSIWGALLAACRDYQNVEVGKLAAENLIHLEPEQAGHYVTLSNIYARAGRWDDAVRVRKQMESRGLVKASGQSWIETVNMEIANHNFQ, from the coding sequence ATGAGCTTATGGCAAAGAAACAATTTTCTTCATATGCAAATCAGTCCCAAAAATTTTACTCTTATCAATCTACTTCAACTCTGCAGCAACTCCAAATCGCTAAGCCAAGGCCAACAAGTTCACCAACAAATCACAGTTTCTGGATCACACTACGATTCCTTCGTGGTCACCAAATTGATCCAAATGTATGCAGATTGTGACGATTTGACATCAGCTTATAAACTGTTTGATAAATTGCCACAACCAAATGTTTTTACGTGGACTGCTATTGTTGGGTTTTATTTGAGACGTGGTATGTATGAGAAATGTGTACAGAATTATGGGTTGATGAAATTTAGCGGTGTTTTGCCTGATAACTATGTATTTCCAAAAGTCCTAAGAGCTTGCGCACACTTGTTGTGGTTGGAGGGGGGAACCTGGATCCACAAAGACGTGATTGTTTGTGGGTGCGAGTTCAATTTGCAAGTTTGCAATTCCTTGATTGATATGTATGCAAAATGCGGAAATGTTGGGAGCGCGAGGTGGGTTTTTGAGAGAATGGGAGAGAGAGATCTTTTGTCATGGAATTCGATGATGTCGGGCTATGTGTATAATGGGTTGCTAGATTCGGCTGTGGAGCTTTTAGGTTTCTTGAGATTGAATAGTTTTGAGCCTGATGTTGTTACTTTGAATACTTTAATAGATGCCTATTGTAGAATGGGTCTCTTTGATGAAGCTTGGGGAGTGTTTAAACAGATTGAATATCCCAATATCATCTCGTGGACCACTTTGATCTCAGGTTATTCTAAGATTGGAGAGCATGAAATATCATTACGGGTATTCAGAGATATGGTTACTAGAGGAATGGTCTCCCCTGATTTAGATTGTCTTTCTTGCGTCCTTGTCTCATGCCGTCACCTTGGTGCTATGAGGagagggaaagaacttcatggtTATGGGATGAAAATGGAAACTACAACTGCATTTTATGGTTCGGCTGGTGCTGCTTTGCTCATAATGTATGCTAAATGCAGGAGAATTCAGGATGCTAGAAATGTATTTGAACTGATGGACAAATCTGATGTTGTTACTTGGAATGCCATGATTCTTGGTTTTGTTGAACTAGAGTTGGGGCAATTAGCACTTGAATGTTTTATTGAAATGCAAAGATTGGGTCTTAAGAATGATGAGACAACAATATCTACTATTTTGCCTGTGTGTAGTTTGAAATATGGGAATCAAATTCATGCTTACGTTATGAAAAACCGCTATCTCAATTCAGTTGTTCCAGTTTGGAATGCAGTGATTCACATGTACTGCAAATGTGGAAGCATTAGATCTGCATACTCTGTATTTTCTGGCATGGCCTTCAGAGACATAGTTTCATGGAACACAATGATTGGAGGATTTGGCATGCATGGACATGGCCAGGCTGCACTTGAACTTCAACAAGAAATGAATCAGTCAAGCCTTTGTCCTAATTCTATGACTTTCACTTCTTTACTATCAGCTTGTAGTCATTCAGGTCTAGTGGATGAGGGGCTTAAACTCTTCCAGAGAATGACTGAAGACTATGCGTTAACCCCAAGAATGGAACACTATTCTTGTATCGTTGACATGCTAGCGCGCGCAGGTCAGTTTGCGGATGCTGTGACATTTATTCATAAAATGCCTGTAGAGCCTGACAAGTCTATTTGGGGAGCTTTACTAGCTGCCTGTCGGGATTATCAAAATGTCGAAGTTGGGAAgctggctgctgaaaatttaatcCACTTGGAACCTGAACAAGCAGGACACTATGTAACATTGTCAAATATATATGCAAGAGCTGGAAGATGGGATGATGCTGTAAGGGTGAGAAAACAAATGGAAAGCAGAGGACTTGTCAAGGCATCAGGTCAAAGTTGGATTGAAACTGTAAATATGGAAATTGCAAATCACAACTTTCAATGA